A window of the Gordonia humi genome harbors these coding sequences:
- a CDS encoding M15 family metallopeptidase has protein sequence MRVRAVVVAVLVSVVGLAAGVAAAGQADAAPPARVLGIPLAAGTGGLTPELAVAYTLAKQDAQRSGVPLSITSGKRSRAEQNRLWRQGVRDYGSPAIARRWVLPPNESTHVTGRAVDVGPRAGAAWLQRNGNRYGLCRSFDNEWWHFELSTFPGTRCPAPVPDASRR, from the coding sequence ATGCGTGTTCGAGCAGTGGTGGTGGCCGTGCTGGTGTCGGTCGTCGGTCTCGCGGCGGGAGTCGCGGCGGCCGGGCAGGCGGATGCCGCGCCGCCCGCCCGCGTTCTCGGGATTCCGCTCGCGGCGGGCACCGGCGGCCTCACTCCCGAACTCGCGGTGGCCTACACGCTGGCGAAGCAGGACGCGCAGCGGTCCGGCGTGCCGCTGTCCATCACATCGGGCAAGCGATCGCGCGCCGAACAGAACCGGCTGTGGCGGCAGGGCGTCCGCGACTACGGAAGCCCGGCGATCGCCCGTCGCTGGGTGCTGCCGCCCAACGAGTCGACCCATGTGACCGGCCGCGCCGTCGACGTCGGACCGCGGGCCGGGGCGGCCTGGCTGCAGCGCAACGGGAACCGCTACGGACTGTGCCGTTCCTTCGACAACGAGTGGTGGCATTTCGAACTCTCGACGTTCCCCGGAACCCGCTGTCCGGCACCGGTTCCGGACGCCAGCCGACGCTGA
- the helR gene encoding RNA polymerase recycling motor ATPase HelR: MTSTVFDLSHTSPTKSDPVVIGHDEERLTAIGLRVAEQLAESEADLDAARRITDLRGAGGVERDLEIRRLEARRRRLRALGGDLVLGRTVPADGAPMYIGRIGLTDADGTTLLVDWRTPEAAPFFAATVADPAGIVSRRHYRWSRGRVIDYWDERFDFDDTGAAALDAQSSFIASLGASRSATMTSVLATIAADQDAAIRASSHGALVVDGGPGTGKTVVALHRAAYLLYADPRLQGGRGRILVVGPHRPYLSYIADVLPSLGEDGVTTCTVAEMVPGGEDLPAEPDPEIAALKATVAMIAAVEPAVRFYEEPPRDATDVDTAYGEVRIDRTDWAEAIAAAEPGVPHNEARAEVWEALLDIVVDGYDDVPPAVLRTEPARNRDLAVAFGRVWPVIDPEDLVSDLWSVPAYLRRCAPHLTVEQVRALQRDRPRAWTVADLPLLDAARRRLGDPDAARRTARNRAETAQRRRAMDRVVEDLITSSDDGEALVSMLRAEDIQSVIVDDAGLDRPEPDALAGPFAHIVVDEAQELTDAQWRMLVDRCPSGSFTIVGDRAQARDGFVESWPQRLRRVGIGRARIATLTVNYRTPREIMNAAAPVIRAVLPDANVPSSVRATGIPVRRGRIADLDTVVADWLDAHREGTVCVIGAPAFRVRARVASLSPSTAKGLEFDLVVLVDPARFGDGVAGAVDRYVAMTRSTRELVVLGPADESRVLDPG, from the coding sequence GTGACCAGCACTGTCTTCGACCTCAGCCACACCTCTCCCACCAAATCCGACCCCGTCGTGATCGGCCACGACGAGGAGCGGTTGACGGCGATCGGGCTCCGTGTCGCCGAGCAGCTGGCCGAATCCGAGGCCGATCTCGACGCGGCCCGCCGCATCACCGATCTACGCGGGGCAGGCGGGGTGGAACGCGACCTGGAGATCCGCCGACTCGAAGCGCGCAGGCGTCGTCTCCGCGCGCTCGGCGGCGATCTGGTGCTCGGCCGAACAGTTCCCGCCGACGGAGCCCCGATGTACATCGGGCGCATCGGCCTCACCGACGCCGACGGGACCACGCTGCTCGTCGACTGGCGCACACCCGAGGCGGCGCCGTTCTTCGCGGCGACCGTCGCCGACCCCGCGGGCATCGTGAGCAGGCGCCACTACCGGTGGTCGCGCGGGCGGGTGATCGACTACTGGGACGAGCGATTCGACTTCGACGACACCGGTGCGGCGGCCCTCGACGCCCAGTCGTCGTTCATCGCGAGCCTGGGCGCGAGTCGGTCGGCGACGATGACGTCGGTCCTGGCCACCATCGCCGCCGACCAGGACGCGGCGATCCGCGCATCCTCGCACGGGGCGCTCGTCGTCGACGGCGGACCCGGCACCGGCAAGACCGTCGTCGCTCTGCACCGGGCCGCCTATCTGCTGTACGCCGACCCGCGCCTGCAGGGCGGTCGGGGACGGATCCTCGTGGTCGGACCGCATCGGCCGTACCTGTCGTACATCGCCGACGTGCTGCCGAGTCTCGGGGAGGACGGTGTCACGACATGCACGGTGGCCGAGATGGTTCCGGGCGGCGAGGACCTCCCGGCGGAGCCCGACCCGGAGATCGCGGCGCTCAAGGCGACGGTCGCGATGATCGCCGCCGTCGAACCCGCCGTGCGCTTCTACGAAGAGCCGCCGCGCGACGCCACGGACGTCGACACCGCCTACGGCGAGGTCCGGATCGACCGGACCGACTGGGCCGAGGCGATCGCCGCGGCCGAACCCGGAGTGCCGCACAACGAGGCGCGCGCCGAGGTGTGGGAGGCTCTGCTCGACATCGTCGTCGACGGATACGACGACGTCCCGCCCGCGGTGCTGCGCACCGAACCCGCGAGGAACCGAGACCTGGCCGTCGCCTTCGGTCGGGTGTGGCCGGTCATCGACCCCGAGGATCTCGTGTCGGATCTGTGGAGCGTGCCCGCATACCTGCGACGGTGCGCGCCGCACCTGACCGTCGAGCAGGTGCGCGCACTCCAACGGGACCGCCCGCGAGCCTGGACGGTCGCCGACCTGCCGCTGCTCGACGCCGCACGCCGTCGCCTCGGCGATCCCGACGCGGCCCGCCGCACCGCCCGAAACCGGGCCGAGACCGCACAGCGGCGGCGCGCGATGGACCGCGTCGTCGAGGATCTGATCACCTCGTCCGATGACGGTGAGGCGCTCGTGTCGATGCTGCGCGCCGAGGACATTCAGAGCGTCATCGTCGACGACGCGGGACTCGACCGACCCGAACCCGACGCGCTCGCCGGACCGTTCGCGCACATCGTCGTCGACGAGGCACAGGAACTCACCGACGCGCAGTGGCGCATGCTCGTCGACCGCTGCCCGTCTGGAAGCTTCACGATCGTCGGCGATCGAGCGCAGGCGCGGGACGGATTCGTCGAGAGCTGGCCGCAGCGGCTGCGGCGGGTCGGGATCGGCCGGGCGCGGATCGCCACGCTCACCGTCAACTACCGCACCCCGCGGGAGATCATGAACGCCGCGGCACCGGTCATCCGGGCTGTGCTGCCGGACGCGAACGTCCCGTCGTCGGTGCGTGCCACCGGGATCCCGGTGCGCCGCGGACGCATCGCCGATCTCGACACGGTCGTCGCGGACTGGCTGGACGCACACCGTGAGGGCACGGTCTGCGTGATCGGGGCGCCCGCCTTCCGTGTCCGGGCGCGGGTCGCGTCACTGAGCCCGAGCACGGCGAAGGGGCTCGAGTTCGACCTCGTCGTGCTCGTCGATCCCGCACGGTTCGGCGACGGCGTCGCCGGTGCGGTGGACCGCTACGTCGCGATGACGCGATCCACTCGGGAACTGGTGGTGCTGGGTCCCGCCGACGAGAGCCGAGTCCTCGATCCGGGGTAG